CTTCAAGGGCTCGATCCACTTCTTCACGCTGAACGCTGGTAAACTGCCCCAGCACGTAGTCGGATTGCCGGCCTCTTGAAAAGTCGTCGCCTATTCCAATTCTCAGGCGCGGAAACTCCCTTGATTGCATCCGGTCGATTATGTTCTGTATTCCGTTATGTCCGCCAGCACTGCCAGACGGCCTCAGCCGTATTTTCCCAGGCGGCAGGTTGATATCATCGTAACAAACCAGGCAATCTTCAAGACGGCTGCCGGTTAGAGCCAGCGCACTTGAAACAGCACGGCCACTAAGGTTCATTAGCGTAGTTGGTTTGATGATATGAACCGGTTTCCCTTTAAAAGAGCCTTCCGCAATCAAAAAAGGCCCGCCATCCGTTCTGAATGAAACGGATAATTCGCGGGCCAGTTTGTCTGCCAGCTCAAAACCGATGTTATGGCGGGTTCCTTCAAATCTGGAACCGATATTACCCAAACCAACGATCAGAGACATAAGCTATTTATTTAAAAAGCCGGAGGGACTGATGTTATTTTTCAGCCTCTTCAGCTTCATCACCTTCTTCAGACTCACCCTCTTCGCCTTCAAGCTCTTCACCCTCTTCGAGTTCAGCATCTTCCTCAGCTTCATCTTCAATACCGGCTTCGGCGATAGATGATGTAAAGAGAGCTTCTGATTTCGGTGGTGCAATCGTTACGATGGTTCTGCTGTCGTCATCCAGCGCTTCTGCGCCTTCCAGTTCAATATCACTTACATGAATTGAATCTCCGATTTCCAGATTTGTAATGTCCACCTCAAATTGCGCAGGGATTTTATCTGGCAGTACCCGGATACGAACAATACGCATCGGCTGGAACACACGTCCACCACCGTCACGAACACCAATTGCCGTACCTTTAATGCGAACAGGAACATTCAGTGTAACCGGAACATCTGAATCGAGAACGTAAAAATCGGCATGAAGAGCACGATCTGAAACTGGATCAAAATCCACATCCTTCAGCATGGTGCGGTATTCTTCACCATCCACTTTAAGTGTTTGAAGTTTCGTCTGGCTTACGGCGAGAATTTTTTCAAGATCACTTTCAAGAATTGAAAAATGAAGATTCTCTTTTATTTTCGGACCGTAGAGTACGGCAGGAATTCGAAGTTCATCACGCAGCCTGTCTGACTCCTTTCTGCCTGATTCTCTTTTAGTTCCCTCTAATGGGTATATTTCTGGTTGCGTCATGGTTCTATCAATTATTGATTAATCATCAAAAAGTGCACTGATCGTATCGTTGGTATGGATACGCTGTATCGCTTCAGCAAAGATGTTGGCGACACTTAAAACTTTAATTTTCTCCGATGGTTTCCTTAACGGAATGGTATCGGTAACCAGTAATTCATCAATGGGTGAATCCTCAATTCTCTGATACGCCGGCCCGGAAAGTATCGGATGGGTGGATGCCGCCCGGATACTTAAAGCGCCGCGTTTCTTCAAAGCAACGGATGCATTTGTAAGTGTTCCGGCGGTATCGATCAGATCGTCTACCATCAGAACATTTTTCCCTTCAACTTCACCGATGATGTTCATCACCTCGGCAACGTTCTGTTTGGGCCTGCGCTTATCAATAAACGCGAGGCTGGCTCCCAATCGTTTTGAGTAGGAACGCGCCATTTTTATACTTCCCACATCCGGAGCTACTACTACAAGATTTCCAATCTGGTTTTTCCGGTAATGGTCAACAAACACACGGCTTGCATACAGATGATCCAGGGGTATATCAAAAAATCCCTGGATTTGTGATGCGTGCAGATCCATCGTTAACACGCGGTCTGCACCCGCTTCGGTCAATAAATTCGCAATCAGCTTTGAGGTAATCGAAACACGAGGCTGATCTTTCCTGTCTTGCCGGGCGTATCCGAAATAGGGAATAACCGCGGTTACACGCTTCACCGACGCACGCTTTGCCGCATCCAGCAGCATAAGCAACTCCATTATATTATCACCCGGAGGAGGCGTCGACTGAATCAAAAAAACATCTTCACCCCGAATACTCTGTTCATATTTTGCATACAACTCACCGTCTGAAAAAGACTTAATTGTAATATCTCCAAGCTTTGTACCGTAACTTTCAGCGATGGCTCTCGAGAGTGCAAGATTACTTCTCCCGGAAAATATGGCTAAGGGCGTATCCAATGATACAGGGTTCAAAGGTGAATAAAAGAAAAAGGATGACCGATCCGGCATCCTTTTTGAAATGTTGCCCGGGGAGGATTCGAACCCCCACTGACTGGACCAAAACCAGCTGTCCTGCCATTAGACGACCGGGCATCTTTGCTAAAGTTAACAGACACCAAAGATAGAAAGGGATTTATTTTCAGTCAAGAACAAATTGCTTTTTTAAACACTTCGCATTGATGGCACTTACCGGCCCTGCAATACCGCTTTAATTGATGTGCAAGGCCCGGTTTTTTTGTTTTTTGGTTTATCTCGAAACCAGAACTGCTGAACGGTTTTTGTACTTCCGGTGGCACCCCGCCGCAAATCGATCTCCACTCTGAGTATGCCGCAGATTTTATCCGGGCCGAATGCAGCAAATCTCCTAAAAGATATTCTGCCGGCAGAAATATGGTTTGCCGAAGAATTTTCTCCATCTGACCACCCGGCTTATGTTCTGCAGGAAGCATCTCCATAATTTTATTCCAGCTGCTTAACTCCGGATCTAAATATTGTTTAAATGGCAACTGATTCACCGTATAAAAAAGAGCCGCAGCCTGCCCTGCTCTTTTTGCAGGCCTGCTTGCGGGCCTCATCCCAGTGCTTTCCCAACCAATTTTCTCAAGATCTTCATCACCGCCTGAAAATGCGATGTATTGTGCTTTCTCAACAAATCGCTGAATAGAATCCTGTTCTGTTATATCTCCTGCATTTGTTGCCAGCTCACGATGGAAGTGAAGCATGGCCTTTCGGTTTCGCGGTATGCCCAGAGTTTCAAACAAGCCGGCTGTAAAAAGATAGCGCCAGGCATCAGGGATCGGGAGTTGTGCCGGATAGTGCTTCAAAAGCTCCGCAATTTTGTATTCAAAATAGCTCTTATGTGCTTTCTCTACTTGCTTTTCAAAAGCACTCTGATTTATGAATTGAATATGCCCGGAACAGGGTAACCCGCGGACCTGGCTTTTTTCAAAAAGGTGCTGCAACGTTTTTTGTACGTACGGCTTTAGAACTAAAAGCGGCGGAGATGTTCCGTCCGGTCGTTTTACGGCACCCGATCTTACTTCTTGTTTATCCTCAAAAACAACATGCAGCACTACCCGGTTGTACAAAACAGAATTCTCATGTTTGTGCTCAACCCATCCGCCCGGCCTGATATGAAGTTCAACATCCCCATGGTATTCGAGAGAATCCATTACAATTGAAGCTCCTGAAAAATCTGGCCCTTCACCCGAATTTCTTTTGCCTTGATAAATTATGGTTACGGACTTCCCGCACTGCGTGCGAAGATTTTGTGTAGAAAACTCGAGGTTTTGCCAAATCCACTGCAGCAGAGATTCGTCATACGGATATGAATTGGCTCCGCTACTCACGGTTCATGAGCTGGGATGACAGGTCGAACCCGGTGATATTTTCATCAAATTCCGGAATCACAGGTAAGAATCCTGTTTTGATCCCGCGCTTATTCAATATTCCAACAGACATCATCGGTAACGCTTTACGGGAAATATACGAACCGATATAGCCCGCAATAACACCGGTTGCGAATATCCCGGTTGATTTAATCGGAAACTTTACTCTTTTCTCCATAGTCTTGTGAATTTTAGGTGATGTGGTTTGTAACGATCAGATCTCTTTTCTGTTTCATATCGAAACTTAAAATGGATAAATTGATCACGAAATTCTACGATAATTTATTTTTTATTTTAATGATTTTACTCGATCAAAATCGTCTGCAGCGTATACTCAAACGAATGGCCTATCAGCTTGTTGAAACATCTGCCGGCCGGAATATCGACCTGGTTGGTCTTAATGAACGCGGTTACTCCGTTGCTTCAGTGCTGGAAGAGCATATGACCAAAGAGATTAATATCGATGTATCTCTTCACCAGCTTTTCGTAGACGGTACAGCTGAAACATCAGGTTTCACCAGGAAAAATAAAGTTCTTATCGCAGCAGATGATGTCATCTACAGCGGAAAGACGATGTTCAAAGCCCTCAATCACATCGAGGAACTTTACGATTACGAAGACGTTTATGTTGCTGCTGTCATCGACAGAGGGCACCGAAAACTGCCGGTTGAAGCCGGTATTGTAGGAGTTGAAGTGCCTACAAAAATAAATGAACACGTGGATTTCCAACTCAAAAATAATAAACCGCATCAGGTTTTAATTACCAAAATCAACCCCGAATAAACATGTTAAAAAAGTTTACCCTTCTCGCTGCATTCATTTTATTAACAACATTACAGGTAAAAGCCCAGGAATCAATTGTCGTAAGTGACACACTCGTTGGATGGGATCAAGGCTGGGTTACAGGCCTGAATGGAGCACAGGCAGCTTACTCTAACTGGTCACAAGGTGGTGTAAATAATATTTCCTTTAGCGGAAATTCAACCTACCGGGCCTACTACCGTGAAAAACGGTTTTCATACGGATTTTTAATTAACACCCGCTACGGTCTTACACGGTTTGATGGCGAAGGAACGCGAAAAACAGATGACCGTTTCTCTATCAGAAACCGGTTTTTATACGATATAGGTGCAGAAGAAAGTGATTTTTCACTCTATGCAAATTTAAACTTCAGAACTCAATTCGACCAGGGATTCGACTACGGCGCCGGGCCTGACGGTGGTGATCGGCTGATTTCAAATTTTTTAGCTCCCGCCTATATTTCTCAAAATGCTGGTTTATCATACAGCCCCGGCGATCATTTCACATTTGAAACAGGGATTGGTTTACGGCAGACGATTGTGCGGGAAACCGAACTTGCACCGCTATACGGCCTCGATGAGGGAGACTCCTTCAGAAATGAAGCCGGTTTTAACCTGGGCGCGAGTTACGAACAAAGCATAGCCACTAACATGGTGATGAGCTCATCTATTGAGACATTCACAAACATTAACCGGGCTCTGAGCAGTACCAATGTCTTTTTCTCAACCGAAGTTTTGGGCCGGATTAATAATTTGATGAATGCTTCTGTACGCCTCGATTTGGTATATGACGATAATTTCTCAAACCAGTTACAGGTTCGTCAGTCTCTATCGCTGGGAATATCATTCATTTTGATTTAACCCAGAATAGTGAATCGATACGAAGCATACCTGCCCATTTTACAATCTGCACTGCGTAAGCTCGATGACTGGCGAACACAATTTGGTGAAGAGCAGCTGGTTGGATTTACGGAAACTCCTCAGATCATTGAAATCGTAGAAGAACTAAAGGAGCGACTGAAAGGAAACTATCCCTTTCATCATCCGCAATATGTCGGACAGATGCTGAAACCGCCACATCCCCTGGCGTGGATTTCTTACGCAATGGCGATGACCGTAAACCCGAACAACCACGCTCTGGATGGCGGTCCTCCAACATCACAAATGGAGAAAGAAGCCGTAGAGAAGCTCGCACGGATGGTGGGGTACCAGGGGGATTATCTCGGGCATTTAACATCTGGCGGCACCATTGCAAACCTGGAGGCACTTTTTGTAGCCCGTGAGATCCATCCGGAAAAAATGATCGCCGCTTCAGCAAATGCACACTACACCCACCGGCGCATGTGCCGGGTGCTCAATACGCCTTTTTTTGAAATACCGGCGAATCCTGACGGAACTATAAAGTGGGATGCGCTTGATAACAATCTCGATGAAATCGGCACTGTTGTGATTACGATGGGAACGACAGGCCTGGGAACGGTTGAACCGCTGGCTGAACTCCTTCCAAAACTTAAAAACGCAGGGATCAGAGTTCATGTGGATGCCGCCTACGGTGGGTTTTTCAAAATTATTGAAGATTCCCTCTCAACCTCAGAACACTGGAGTGTCCTTTCTGAAGCAGACAGTATCGTTATCGATCCGCACAAACATGGGCTTCAGCCCTACGGCTGCGGCAGCATTCTTTTTAAAGACCCCGGAGTGGGGCAATTTTTCAAACACGATTCACCCTACACTTACTTTACTTCTGATGATCTTCACCTTGGGGAGATCAGTCTTGAATGTTCACGCGCAGGGGCGTCGGCTGCCGCATTTTGGGCTACCCTTAAGCTTTTCCCCCTCACGGAGGACGGACTGGGAGTCTACCTGAAATCTACCGTTCGGGCCGCAAAAGGTTTTTATCAGCTACTCAAAAGATCCGACCAATTTGAATGTTACAGGGAACCAGATCTCGATATTCTGGCCTATTTTCCAATTCCCAGAGAAATGAAAGTGAGTGCCGTCACTGAAATAAGCAAAAAACTGTTTCAGTCAGGTATAGAAGCAGATCCAAAGAGTGGTTTTCATCTCAGTCTGTATACCGTAAATGCCACAGAGTTTTGTTCTGCTTTCCCGGAATATGAAGCAGATTCAGAAACGGCTTCCATTTTACGAAGTGTTCTCATGAAACCGGAGCATGAACTTTTCATTACAAAACTCACCGCGAGACTTCATACTCTTCTGGATTCAACTCAAGAATAAACTACTTCTGTGTCATTGATGTATCGACGGGTATGTTTGGTGCAAATATTCACCGGATGAATTCGCTTCAACCGGTGAATTGTCTAACCTTTATATTGTCCAGTGCATAAGCTGACAGAGTAACAGGTAGCCCTATCAACTCAAAACTGCCTCGCCAAAACAGCTGTTTCTTTCATTTGAACACGGTTTCCAGTCGAACTGTTATAGGCTTCGATATGAATGATATAGATCCCAATTCGTCCGGTTATCCCGCGATCTGACCGCCCGTCCCAGACTAAAGCCCCCTCAAAACCGGCCGGGTGCGAATCGGCAAGTGACCGAAACAGGCGGCCGTACCGGTCAAAAATTCTAACGCGAAGCATATAGTTTGGATCATCAAACCTATAGTTGATAAAAAGGTGATCTTCATGGCCGTCGCCATCCGGTGAAAAAGGGTTGGGCTGCAGATGAATCATTCGGGAATCCGATACAGGCTCCGGCACCTGGAAAATTGAGTTTTGCCTGCCCGGAGTTCCGCCTGCCGGCACTGTGCTCGATCCCCAGTTCGACGGATCATTCGTCTCCCCATTCGGATTGATTCGCTCCAGCGAAATTCCTTTCGTGTCCACCAGGTTGGGATTGTGCCAATCGGGACTGTAATCCACCCCATCAATGACGGCCCCGAGGCTGTCAGCCAGGTACACTTCCCTGCCGGCCATCGGCAGGCCCAGCGTGGCACGATTAAAATTCAGAATATGACCGGCCAACTCATCAGAAAACCCAAAAAACTCTGCATTTCCATCTGAGGCCACTGTTTCGCCCGTTTCTCCCGCCTGAAGCAGTGCATATCCTCCGGCCGGAATCCAGGCTGATCGGGTACTCTCCGGATGCATCTTGCTAACCTCTCCATTTTCATCAAACCTGTCATGCAGATAGATTCCTTCCAGCGAAATCGAAACGTTTCTTCTGTTCCTAAGTTCAATGTATTCGGTTTGATTTGGCAGCCCGTCGTAATCGTCCTGCAGTGGATCGAACATAATTTCGTTGAACACCACCGCGCCGGACTCTATCGGCCTTGAAACCGGAATGATCAACTGTTCCGCTGCATTCAGCTGATAATCATACAGATTTTCTGCCCGCAGTTCTACCTCTCGATTGCCCGGAATTTCAGAAACATGAAATTGTAATTCAGATCCCGGTGGCAACCCGGTAATCGGGGTAATAGGTGTCCCATCAAGGAAAAATCGTGTACGGGATTCCTGTTTAACAAATTTGTTGAATCGAGCCGAAAGAATTCCATATTTGGAATTATACCCGGCAAAAATGATTTTTGGTGGTTCGATGTCCGGACGATACCGGCTGTTCTGCTCAAGCGGTGTCATTCCATTTTCCGCACGACTTTCCGCCCAGTTAACCGGGTCGATGGAGATCGCATTCGGATCTTTTCTTTCAAGCGACACACCCGCCCGGTTACCGCCCCACCCCGGTGTGTAGGTAAGGCTGTCAATCACAGCACCATCTGCATCTCTCAGCACCACCATATCTCCTGTTGTCCTGAGAGGGACAAATCCGTCCAGGTACAAAATCCGATCATCGAGTCCGGCAAAATGAGGAGAATCTGTAATCACGAGAAAATTGTCCCCACTGATCGTGATTCCATGACCGATCGCTGCCGATCCCCTTCCGGTTTCGAGCTGCCATCCCGAAAGTTCAAACCGATGTTCTGTCCGGTTATAAATTTCCACAAACTGCGGGCTTGCGGAATCAATTCGGCGGTACAAAATCTCATTGATCACAACATCATTTCCTGCAATCTCACCAAAACGGTATGCATCAGTAACAGTTCCGTTCCTTATCCTCCACCCCTCCTCGCTTTCCAGCCGATTCATCTCAATTTCAATTTCGCCAGGCGGCAGATCCATTCCAAATCTGAGAATAACTTGTCCGTCATTTTCCTGATCCACTTCAAGCGGAATGATCTCCCGGTTGATCAGAAAATTTCCGGGATCTGCGGATGCTGTCGTCAGCCTGAGACTAAACTTCAACTCAATTTCACGTTCACCCGTAACCGAAGCAGCTGACAGATAGAGCGGATTTTCAAAACTGAAACCGAGTTCTGTTGACCCTGTAACGTGATCACCGAATTCGCTCCGTACATTTTCCACATTTACGGAGTAAGAACCGTCCTCGATTAGATCTTCAAAACTAATAACCGCTTCTGTACCGCTAACCTCAGCAGAAATAGCAGCCGGTAACCCGGAAAACTGAATGTTTTGCGGAGAAACCGATGACGGATCAAGCGGATAATTGAACAGTATTCGCACCTGATCGGCTCGCACTACCCCGGCCGAAACGGCTTGAAATGGTTCAGAATTTTTGATCTTGATATCGCCGAAATAAAATCCTTCGGTATTTGCGGATGAATACCTCATCAGCAATCCAAAATATTCTGATGACTGATGAACAAGATCTGTGACCGGTTCCGCATCAGCTGCTGGAACTGAATCAAATCCTTCAGAAAGATAGAGCTGCCAGACACCGTCTTCCGACCGCGTAACGTTCACCCGGTACTCACCACCCTCCTGCAGCTCAGTTTCCGATTCAGTTAATACCGTTTGATTTCCATTGTCAAATCGAACCAGTTTCATTCGCCGGGGAGTATCGTTGTCACCCGTTCGTACCGCATAGCCATTCACGCTGCTTCCGTCCAAGTAATTGAGATCGGCCCGGTCGGCCATCAGAAAAATAAACGCGCGATTCAGGTTGGATGGATTGAACTCCTGCCGGATGTAAAATTCCCAGCTTCCGGTTGCAACTGCAGAGGGTGTTGCAATTTGAGTACGGCTGGGGTCGGGATTGGCGCTGAGCTGAAGAAGGGTATTGCCGTTTTCCACCGTAAATGAAAAATCATGAAGATCGCCCGTCCAGGCCGGGTTGCTGCTCAGATCCTGATCTTCGAACGTTTCGTGCATCACCAGAACCTGTGATTCAGCATGCTCAAAACAAAACAGCATACAAATAAGAATATACCAAACGTGTTTCATCTCGCCTGACCTCTCTCATCGGTTTTTAATTCTCTCTTCCTGGGGTAAAAAATAAAAGCCGGAGGATCAACCCCGGCTTTTTGAAGGACATTTGGGAAGTGTTGCTCTGTCACTCCCAAATTTGTCTACGTGTATCGTGTTCTCTGTATGTATGGTCCAAAAAACAGCAAACCCTTACAGATTTTTTTAAATCTTTTTTTCGCTGTTTAATGATCCTGGGAAAGGAAATGACCGCACATGAGCTCCGGTATTTTAAAAAACCTGTACCTTAACAGTGCGTGTTGTGCGTGGCAGGGTGCCCCGGCATTCGTCGGGACCGGAAAAGGCACCGGCAGGGTGCAGGGAAGTTGGCTGCGTCAACTTATGCCCTGACACACTGAATTCTGACACACTGCTTAACTGCATCTCCTGTTTACAGGTATTTTTTTCGCACCAGCAGTTCGGCGTTCAGAATGGCACCGCCGGCTGCTCCGCGCACGGTGTTGTGGGCCATCGCTACGTACGACAGATCCAGCACGTTCGAGGACCGCATTCGCCCGACTGAAGTGCGCATCCCTTTTTCGGCATCTGCATGCATACGGGGCTGGGGATACCGCTCATCATCATGATAAAATATCGGGTACTCCGGAGCCGATGGCAGATCCAGGTCCGCAATGGGGCTTTTCCAGTTTCTGTACAACTCTTTCACCTCTTCAGCGGAACCGGGTTTTTTCTTCAATCCAACCGTTACTGCAAGCATATGGCCGTTAATCACCGGAACACGTGTTGCCGTTGCCTGAACCGGGAAATCGGCATGGGTTAGTTTTCCATCTTCCAGGTTTCCAAGAAGTTTCAGAGGCTCAGCATGGATTTTAGGCTCTTCATCAGAGATCAGCGGGACCACATTTCCCAAAATATCGAGACTTGGCACTCCGGGATAACCCGCGCCGGAAATTGCCTGCATAGATGTGAGAATCACGCTTTCTACTCCATACTCATCAAACAGAGGCTTCAGCGATGTAGTTAGCGGAACCGCCACACAGTTGGGATTGGTGATAATCCATCCGGACCCATCTTCAGTAAATGATTGGGATTTTATCAGATCGATATGATCCGGGTTCACTTCCGGGATCAGCAACGGAACGGTTGGGTCGGTTCTGAAATTTTTGGCGTTGCTGATCACAGGAATTCCCGCCTCAGCAAATGCGCGCTCCACTTTTCCCGCAACAGAAGAATCAAGTCCTGAGAATACAAAATCAACATCGGGAAACTGGCCGGGTTCGCACTCTTTAACAGTCAGGCCCGATACAGATTCCGGCATTGCGGTAGCTTCGATCCAATTTGCGGCTTCGCGGTATGTTTTTCCTGCCGACCGGCTTGATGCTCCCAGGGATGTGATGTTAAACCAGGGGTGACCTTCAAGCAGCCGGATAAATTTTTGCCCCACAGCGCCGGTTGCGCCAAGTATTCCTACACGATAATCAGACATTGTATTCGTTCAGTTTTCGATGTTTAAAATTACAATTCAGAGATCTATTTGAACCGGCAACACTCTCACCGTATATAATTCGCGCGGTTTTTTGGACGGTTCAACTTCTGAATAGCTTTAAAAATAGGAAATCATTCAGACAATCGATTCATCAAAGGAGAGATTTTTGCTATCTTTGCAGGCTAATCGGAAATGTTAAACCAAAATCTGATCACAAACCGCACGATGTCCGAGAAAAATTTAGACAGCCTCGATAAAATTGTATCGCTCTCAAAATCAAAGGGATTCATCTACCAATCTTCCGATATTTACGGAGGTCTTGCTGCGGTTTACGATTACGGTCCGCTTGGTGCGGAATTGAAAAAGAATATCCGCGATCAATGGTGGAATGCCATGACGCGCAAGCACGATAATATCGTGGGGCTGGATGCGGCCATTTTCATGCATCCGAAAACATGGGAAGCGAGCGGCCACGTGGAGGGTTTCAACGACCCGATGATCGACGATAAACAGTCGAAAAAACGGTATCGCGCCGATATGCTGATTGAACAGCATATTCTTAAACTGCGTGAAAAAGGAAAAGAGGAGAAAGCCGACGAGCTTCAGCAGCAGCTCGATACCACCGGTACACGAAAAGGACTTTGTGAAGATCTCTACGATATCATTATGGAGGAGGAGATTCGTGCGCCGGAATCGGGTGCGTTTGACTGGACCGACGTTCGCCAGTTTAACCTGATGTTTAAAACACATTACGGCGCTACTTCTTCCGGCGATGATGATGCCATCTACCTCCGCCCGGAGACTGCGCAGGGAATTTTTGTGAACTATAAAAATGTGATGGATACCGCACGGGCCCAGGTACCCTTCGGTATTGCACAAATCGGAAAGGCATTCCGGAACGAGGTTGTTGCGCGTCAGTTTATTTTTCGGATGAGAGAGTTTGAACAGATGGAAATGCAATATTTTGTGAAGCCGGGTGATGATGAACAGAATTACGGCGACTGGCTTGAAAAGCGCCTGCAGTGGCACAAAGATATGGGAATCCGCGAGGAGAATCTGCGTGTGGCGGATCATCCCGAAGATAAACTGGCGCACTATGCGCGGGCTGCGGCCGACATCCAGTACCACTACCCGATCGGATGGCAGGAAGTGGAAGGAATTCACAACCGCACCGATTTTGACCTGTCGCGCCACCAGGAGTACTC
This portion of the Rhodohalobacter sp. SW132 genome encodes:
- the pth gene encoding aminoacyl-tRNA hydrolase, giving the protein MSLIVGLGNIGSRFEGTRHNIGFELADKLARELSVSFRTDGGPFLIAEGSFKGKPVHIIKPTTLMNLSGRAVSSALALTGSRLEDCLVCYDDINLPPGKIRLRPSGSAGGHNGIQNIIDRMQSREFPRLRIGIGDDFSRGRQSDYVLGQFTSVQREEVDRALEDSVEAVFTFLRAGIDMAMNHHNS
- a CDS encoding 50S ribosomal protein L25, yielding MTQPEIYPLEGTKRESGRKESDRLRDELRIPAVLYGPKIKENLHFSILESDLEKILAVSQTKLQTLKVDGEEYRTMLKDVDFDPVSDRALHADFYVLDSDVPVTLNVPVRIKGTAIGVRDGGGRVFQPMRIVRIRVLPDKIPAQFEVDITNLEIGDSIHVSDIELEGAEALDDDSRTIVTIAPPKSEALFTSSIAEAGIEDEAEEDAELEEGEELEGEEGESEEGDEAEEAEK
- a CDS encoding ribose-phosphate pyrophosphokinase — encoded protein: MDTPLAIFSGRSNLALSRAIAESYGTKLGDITIKSFSDGELYAKYEQSIRGEDVFLIQSTPPPGDNIMELLMLLDAAKRASVKRVTAVIPYFGYARQDRKDQPRVSITSKLIANLLTEAGADRVLTMDLHASQIQGFFDIPLDHLYASRVFVDHYRKNQIGNLVVVAPDVGSIKMARSYSKRLGASLAFIDKRRPKQNVAEVMNIIGEVEGKNVLMVDDLIDTAGTLTNASVALKKRGALSIRAASTHPILSGPAYQRIEDSPIDELLVTDTIPLRKPSEKIKVLSVANIFAEAIQRIHTNDTISALFDD
- a CDS encoding DUF2851 family protein translates to MSSGANSYPYDESLLQWIWQNLEFSTQNLRTQCGKSVTIIYQGKRNSGEGPDFSGASIVMDSLEYHGDVELHIRPGGWVEHKHENSVLYNRVVLHVVFEDKQEVRSGAVKRPDGTSPPLLVLKPYVQKTLQHLFEKSQVRGLPCSGHIQFINQSAFEKQVEKAHKSYFEYKIAELLKHYPAQLPIPDAWRYLFTAGLFETLGIPRNRKAMLHFHRELATNAGDITEQDSIQRFVEKAQYIAFSGGDEDLEKIGWESTGMRPASRPAKRAGQAAALFYTVNQLPFKQYLDPELSSWNKIMEMLPAEHKPGGQMEKILRQTIFLPAEYLLGDLLHSARIKSAAYSEWRSICGGVPPEVQKPFSSSGFEINQKTKKPGLAHQLKRYCRAGKCHQCEVFKKAICS
- a CDS encoding phosphoribosyltransferase family protein gives rise to the protein MILLDQNRLQRILKRMAYQLVETSAGRNIDLVGLNERGYSVASVLEEHMTKEINIDVSLHQLFVDGTAETSGFTRKNKVLIAADDVIYSGKTMFKALNHIEELYDYEDVYVAAVIDRGHRKLPVEAGIVGVEVPTKINEHVDFQLKNNKPHQVLITKINPE
- a CDS encoding DUF3078 domain-containing protein gives rise to the protein MLKKFTLLAAFILLTTLQVKAQESIVVSDTLVGWDQGWVTGLNGAQAAYSNWSQGGVNNISFSGNSTYRAYYREKRFSYGFLINTRYGLTRFDGEGTRKTDDRFSIRNRFLYDIGAEESDFSLYANLNFRTQFDQGFDYGAGPDGGDRLISNFLAPAYISQNAGLSYSPGDHFTFETGIGLRQTIVRETELAPLYGLDEGDSFRNEAGFNLGASYEQSIATNMVMSSSIETFTNINRALSSTNVFFSTEVLGRINNLMNASVRLDLVYDDNFSNQLQVRQSLSLGISFILI
- a CDS encoding aminotransferase class V-fold PLP-dependent enzyme; translated protein: MNRYEAYLPILQSALRKLDDWRTQFGEEQLVGFTETPQIIEIVEELKERLKGNYPFHHPQYVGQMLKPPHPLAWISYAMAMTVNPNNHALDGGPPTSQMEKEAVEKLARMVGYQGDYLGHLTSGGTIANLEALFVAREIHPEKMIAASANAHYTHRRMCRVLNTPFFEIPANPDGTIKWDALDNNLDEIGTVVITMGTTGLGTVEPLAELLPKLKNAGIRVHVDAAYGGFFKIIEDSLSTSEHWSVLSEADSIVIDPHKHGLQPYGCGSILFKDPGVGQFFKHDSPYTYFTSDDLHLGEISLECSRAGASAAAFWATLKLFPLTEDGLGVYLKSTVRAAKGFYQLLKRSDQFECYREPDLDILAYFPIPREMKVSAVTEISKKLFQSGIEADPKSGFHLSLYTVNATEFCSAFPEYEADSETASILRSVLMKPEHELFITKLTARLHTLLDSTQE
- a CDS encoding lamin tail domain-containing protein, producing MHETFEDQDLSSNPAWTGDLHDFSFTVENGNTLLQLSANPDPSRTQIATPSAVATGSWEFYIRQEFNPSNLNRAFIFLMADRADLNYLDGSSVNGYAVRTGDNDTPRRMKLVRFDNGNQTVLTESETELQEGGEYRVNVTRSEDGVWQLYLSEGFDSVPAADAEPVTDLVHQSSEYFGLLMRYSSANTEGFYFGDIKIKNSEPFQAVSAGVVRADQVRILFNYPLDPSSVSPQNIQFSGLPAAISAEVSGTEAVISFEDLIEDGSYSVNVENVRSEFGDHVTGSTELGFSFENPLYLSAASVTGEREIELKFSLRLTTASADPGNFLINREIIPLEVDQENDGQVILRFGMDLPPGEIEIEMNRLESEEGWRIRNGTVTDAYRFGEIAGNDVVINEILYRRIDSASPQFVEIYNRTEHRFELSGWQLETGRGSAAIGHGITISGDNFLVITDSPHFAGLDDRILYLDGFVPLRTTGDMVVLRDADGAVIDSLTYTPGWGGNRAGVSLERKDPNAISIDPVNWAESRAENGMTPLEQNSRYRPDIEPPKIIFAGYNSKYGILSARFNKFVKQESRTRFFLDGTPITPITGLPPGSELQFHVSEIPGNREVELRAENLYDYQLNAAEQLIIPVSRPIESGAVVFNEIMFDPLQDDYDGLPNQTEYIELRNRRNVSISLEGIYLHDRFDENGEVSKMHPESTRSAWIPAGGYALLQAGETGETVASDGNAEFFGFSDELAGHILNFNRATLGLPMAGREVYLADSLGAVIDGVDYSPDWHNPNLVDTKGISLERINPNGETNDPSNWGSSTVPAGGTPGRQNSIFQVPEPVSDSRMIHLQPNPFSPDGDGHEDHLFINYRFDDPNYMLRVRIFDRYGRLFRSLADSHPAGFEGALVWDGRSDRGITGRIGIYIIHIEAYNSSTGNRVQMKETAVLARQF